Within Actinoplanes sp. L3-i22, the genomic segment TCGCCCGGCGCAGCGCCCGGATCGCGCCGGAGTCCTGCGGGCCGGGGTCGGCCGGGATCTCGACCGGGGCGTACTCCACCCCGGCGGCGGTGAAGCCGTAGTGCCCGTCGTTGGCGGCCGGTCCGCAGACCACCACCCGGCAGCCGGCCGCGACCAGGCCGCGGGCCAGCGAGAGGACGTGCCCGCCGGTGCCGCCGGTGGCGGAGCCGAGCACCAGCACGACCGAACCACGCCAGCCGTCGTCGCTGCTCACGAGCGGTCCACCCCTCTCCGGACGCGTCCCTCGCGCCCCGTCAACCCTGCCTGCCGCGGTCCCGGCCGGCTTCCAGGTTGTCTATCACGCACCGGATGCACCGCCGGGAACCAGCCCGGGGTGCCGAAGGTCATCGGCCGAGCCGCCGGCGCAGGGTTCCGGCCAGCGGGCTCAGGTCCCGCCGGTCCAGCGCGAACGCGACCGCGAGGAAGACCACCACGACCGCGAGACCACCGAGCACGCCTTCCAGCAGGCTGCGCGGCACGCTCGGGGCCGGCCCGTCGAGCCCGTGCACGACGGCCCAGCCGGCGGCGCCGGCGACGGCCGCCGCGACCACCGCGGCGACGACCGCGCGGAGCAGACCGGCGAGCGCCGCGCGACCGGCGTGCCGGCGGACGGCGAGCACGAGCAACAGTCCGGTTACCGACATGCCCAGCGCGTTGGCCAGCCCGAGCCCGGCGAGCTCGGCCCCGCCCTCGGCCGTCGAGGTGACCACGACGACCGCGATCCCGGCGCTGAGCCAGCCGATCCCGGCGGCCACCGCGGCCGCGACCGTCGCGCCCCGGGCGTAGAGCGCGCGGGAGAGCAGTGCGAACAGCGCGTAGCCGAGCAGGCCGGGCGCGAAGCCGACGATGCCCGGGGCCGCGCCGCCGGCGTTCATCAGCCGGGCGGCCGGGACGGCCAGGCCGGCCAGCGCCGCCATGCCCAGCCCGGCGAGCAGCACGATCGAGCGGGCGGTCCCGGCCAGCGCCCCGGCGTAGGCGTCCTCGTCGCGCCGCACCGCCGCGTCCGCCAGCCGGGGGTAGACCGCGGTGGCCAGCGGCACCGCGAGCACCGCCCAGGGCAGCAGGAACACCGTCTGCGCGCCGTTGTAGCGGGCCAGCTGCTGCGCGCCGAGCGTGACGATCAGCGCGACCACCACCTGCTGCGCGCCGACGGTGACCGCGCCCGCCCAGCCCAGCCGGACCGCCTGGCGGCCCTCGTCACCCGGGAACCGCAGGCCCGGCCGCAGCGGCATCCGCAGCCTGCTCAGCGGGATCAGCAGGCAGCACGTCAGCACCACCACGCCGAGCGTGGTGCCGCCCGACAGGATCAGCTCACCGGCCCCGGACAACCCGGCGAAGTCGCTGCGGGCGCCGTCGACCAGCGCGTACGTCAGGTAGGCGGCCATCACCGTCACGCTGGACAGCAGCGGCGCGATCACCGGCCAGGCGAACCGGTGGTGCGCCTGCAGCACCCCGGTCAGCACGATCCCGATGCCGTAGAGCGGCAGCTGCGGCGCGAAGATCCGCAGCATCCGGGCGGCGACCTGCTGATGCTCCGGGGGAATCCCGTGCAGCAGGCCGGTGATCGGGCCGGCGGCCAGCGCCACCCCGATCGCGAGCGGGACGGTCAGCACCAGCATCCAGGTGAGCAGCGCGGACGTGATCCGGCCGACCCGGGCCCGGTCACCGGCGGCGACCGCACCGGCCAGCAGCGGCACCACCAGGCTGGCCAGGGCACCGCCGGCGACCAGCTCGAAGACGATGTTCGGGACCGTGTTGGCGGCGAAGTACAGGTCGGGGAGGCCGCCGTGGCCGCCCTCGCCGACGGCGTAGAAGAAGACCAGCGTGCGGCCGAAGCCGGTGATCCGCGCCAGGATCGTCAGCACCGTGATCAGCGCCGCCGCCCCGGCCACCTTGACCGCCACCCCACCCGCCGACCCACCGGCCGCCGCCTCACCACCCGCCGCGCTGCCGACCGCCGCCTCACCACCCGCCGCGCTGCCGACCGCCGCCTCACCACCCGCCGAGGCGTCGGCCGGCGGCGCTTCGCCGGCCGCCCGCACTTCGCCCGCGGGCGCGGGGACCGGGCCTACCGCCGTACCGGAAATGTCTGAAGCGGCACCACCAGCGGACCCGGCGGCCGGAAGCGGGCCGGGCGTAGCCGGGTCGGCCGGCGTCGCGGAAGCGGCGCCGGAGTCGTTCGCCGAGGTCACGCCGGACGACGGCCGAGCTCGTCGAGGCGCCGCAGCCACGGCGTGTCGTGGATGACCTTGGTGAAGCTGACCTTCTCGCTGGCCGCGGTCAACGCCCCGAGGGCGGCGAGCGCGACCAGCCGGCCGGCCGGCCCGCGCCGCGCGGTGAACGCGACGCCGAGCAGCGCGCCGAGCGCGTTCGCCCCGGAGTCGCCGAGCATGATCTCTTCGTTCAGGTCGGCCGGGAGCAGCGCGGCGCTCGCCCCGAGCGTGCCGGCGGTCATCGCGGCGCCACGGCCGACCGCGAGCGGCGCGCCGAGCACCAGCCCGGCCTTGATCGCCCGGCCGGGGCGCAGGTCGAGCAGGTTGAGCAGGTTCGCGGTGCCGGCGATGACGCCCGCGCCGAGCAGCACGTCGACCCCGCGCCCGAACCGGCTGCCGCGCCGGCTGCCGATCAGCGCCGAGGCCACCAGGCCGGCCGCGCCCACCCCGCCGATCTTGACGAGGCCGCTGGTCACCCGGCCCTCGCGGAGCGCGCCGAGATGGCCGGCGAAGCCCTTCGCGGTCTTCTGCTCCGGGCGGTTGCCGACGATGTCGTCGTAGAGGCCGACCGCGCCGCTGACCGCGCCGGCGGTCACCGCGGCGGCGGCGAGCCGGGCGCTCGGCGCTCCGACGGCCGCGCCGAGCGTGGCGCCGGCCGCCAGGGCCGGGCCGCCGGCGAGCGTGACCGTCCGCCCGTGAAAGTTGGTCCGGCGCAGGCCGCCCGCCTTCGGATCACGGCTCACCCAGCCGAGCACGGCACGCGCGACCAGGGCACCGGTCCCGAGCGAACGGAAGAAGGCCATGGCAGCAGAGTCTGCCCTACGGCGCGGCCGACGGCACCAGCGAGGTGGCGCCGGCGGCGAGGCCGTACTGACCGATCTTGTTCTGCAGCAGCCGCTCGTGACTGGCCATCGCGGTCGCCACCTGGCCCTGCACGGTGCTCGCGTTGTCCACCGTGGAGATCGCCTTGACCAGGCTCGGGTCGCCGCGGACCTCGGAGACCAGGTTGTTGTCGCCGACGCTGGTGCCGGCCACCACGAGCGGGTGATTCTTGAACTGGGCGGCGACGGTGACCGCGTTCTGCGTCTTCTTGCCGGCGTCCTTGTCGGTCGGCGGCGGGCCACCGACCAGCACGGTCAGCTCGGCGCCGCCGACCGCCTTGTCCGCGACCGAGAGGTAGCCGGCCTTGGTGAGCGCGGCCAGCACGGCGGTGACGTCGTCCGGGTTCACCACGGTCGTGCCCTGCTGGAGGGTGAGCGCGAGCAGCGCGCTGGCGGTCTCCACCCCGTCGCTGTTCGACGGCAGGACGGCCGCCGAGATGGTCGGCTGCGACGACTGGTCGGCCAGGTCGAGCAGCTCGTTCGCGTTGTTCGGGTCGATGAACTTGTCCTCGATCGAGACCCGCGCGGTGATCGTCGCGCCGGCCACGTTCAGCATCTTCGCCACGCCGTCGGCCGCGTCGCCGCCGCCGGGCAGGGCCACCACCGCGACCTTGCGGGCGGTCAGCCGGCCGGCCAGCACGTACGGCGCGGTCTCGGTGGCGAAGTCCTGGTTCCGGTTGATCTCTTCCTTGTACTGGTTGACCTGGTCGCGCTTGGCGTTGTTGTCCTTGTTCAGCGCGGTGAGCTGGGCGCGGAGGTTCTCCGAGACCGGGCCGTTGAGCGCGGCCGTGCCGACCACCAGTCCGATCGCCAGCGCGAGGAAGACCGCGGTGAGCGACACCACGTGGTACCTGAAGTTGATCACGATGCCCTCAGAAGAATTGCCCTCAGAAAAGATTGCCCAGCTGGAAGACGAGATTGTCCCACCACTCGGACACCACGGTCAGGTAGGCCTTGCCCACCGTGGAGACCGCCACGGCCGACGCCATCGCGGCGACCGCCGAGAGGACCAGCAGCAGCAGCGCGGAGCCCGAGATGTTCTGCCGGTAGAGCCGGCTGACGCCCTTCGCGTCGACCAGCTTGCCACCGACCTTGAGCCGGGTGAGGAACGTCGAGGCCATGCCGCCGCGCCCCTTGTCGAGGAACTCGACCAGGTTCGCGTGCGTGCCGACCGCCACGATCAGCGACGCGCCCTTCTCGTCGGCGAGCAGCATCGCGAGGTCCTCGCTGGTGGCCGCGGCCGGGAAGGTGAGCGCGTCGACGCCCAGATTGCTGACCCGCTCCAGACCGGGGGCGCGCCCGTCCGGGTACGCGTGCACGACGACCTCGGCGCCGCAGCGCAGCACGTCGTCGGTGACCGAGTCCATGTCCCCGATGATCATGTCGGGGGTGTAACCGTTCTCCACCAGCGCGTCGGCGCCGCCGTCGACCCCGATCAGGACCGGCTTGTACTCCCGGATGTACGGCCGGAGGACGTCGAGGTCCTCCTTGTAGTCGTAGCCCCGGACCACGATCAGCACGTGCCGCCCGGCGATCCGGGTCTGCACGTCCGGCACACCGACGCCGTCGAGGAGCAGGTCGCGCTCCTGCTTCAGGTAGTCCATGGTGTTCGCCGCGAACGCCTCGAGCTGCACCGACAGGCCGTCGCGGGCCTCGGCCATGGCCTTGGCGACGCTCTCCGCGTCCTGCCGGGTGCCGGTCGCCACCGGCGTACCGCCGACCAGCACCTGGTCGCCCTGGATGCTGACCGACTGACCCTCGCGCAGGCCGGCGAAGACCTCCTCGCCGAGGTTGTCGAGCAGCACCACGCCACCCTGGATCAGCACCTCGGGGCCCAGGTTCGGGTACCGCCCGGAGATCGACGGCTTCGCGTTGAGCACCGCGATCACCCCGGAGGCGACCAGCGAGTCGGCCGCGACCCGGTCCAGGTCCACGTGGTCGATCACGGCGATCTCGCCCGGCCGCAGGCGACCGGTCAGTCGCTTGGTGCGCCGGTCGAGCCGGGCAACGCCGGAGACCGGGCCCGGTTCGGTGGTGCGCACACGGCGCAAGGTGGGAAGTCGCATCCCGGCCATCCTGACACGCCGCCTCACGCGGCCCCCGTTAGACATGCTCTAGCTCATTGACAAAACGGACTTTTCGTCCGCCCCTCTCCGGTCATGTTTCTCTCACCCACGCTTTTCCCGGCCGGCGACCGCCAGCAACTCCTCCGCATGGGCGATACCCAAGTCCGAATCCGGCAGGCCGGCCAGCATCCGGGAGAGCTCCCGGGCCCGCTCGGTCTCCTCGACGATCCGCACCCCGCTCGTGGTGATCGCACCACCGGTGTCCTTCGCGACCACCAGGTGGCGATCGGCGAATGCCGCGACCTGCGGCAGATGCGTGACGACCAACACCTGATGGGTACGGGCGAGCCGGGCCAGCCGCCGGCCGATCTCCACCGCCGCGGTGCCCCCGACACCGGAGTCCACCTCGTCGAAGACCAGCGTCGGCGGGCCACCGGCCCCGGCGAAGACCACCTCGATGGCGAGCATCACCCGGGACAGCTCACCACCGGACGCGCCCTTCTGCAACGGCAGCGACGGCGCGCCCGGATGGGCCAGCAGCCGCAGCTCCACCTCGTCCGCCCCGTCCGGCCCGGCGCCCAGCTCCGCGCCGTCGACCGTGACGGCCGGCTCGTCCTTCGACGGCGCGTGGGTCAGCACCGCCACCTCGACCCGGGAATGCGGCATCGCCAGGCCGGCCAGCTCGACACTGACCGCCTCGGAGAACCGGACGGCCGCCTCGCGCCGGGCCGTGGTCAGCCGCCCGGCCAGCTCGCCGACCGTGGCGGCCAGCCGCTGACGCTCCTTGTCCAGCTCCTCCAGCAGCTCCTCGGAGGAGTCGACCTCGGTCAGGCGGGTCTTCGCGTTCTCCGCCCAGGCGATCACGCCGTCGATGTCGTCCGCATACTTCCGGGTCAGGCCGCGCAGCGCGGCCCGCCGCTCGTAGATCGCCTCCAGCCGGGCCGGATCCGCGTCCAGCTCGCTCAGGTAGGCGGACAGCTCCGAGGCGACGTCACCGACCAGGGTCGCCGCCTCCTCCAGGCGCAGCGCCAGGTCGCCCAGCTTCGCGTCGACGCCGGACTGGCCCTCCAGGGTGCGGCGGGCGGTGCCGATCAGCGTCGACGCGTCCGGCGCGTCGTCGGCGGCCTCGACCCCGGCGGCCAGCGCCTGCCCGGCCAGCGCCGCGGCGATCCGCAGGCCCTCGGCGTGCTCCAGCCGCTGCACCTCGGCGCGCAGGTCCTCGTCCTCGCCCGGCTGCGGGTCGACCCGGGTGATCTCGTCCAGGCCGAGCTTGAGCAGGTCGGCCTCCTGCGAGCGCTGCCGGGCGTTACGGCGGCGGTCGGTCAGGTCCTCGACCACCTTGCGCCAGCGGGTGAACGCCTCGCGATAGCCGTCCAGCAGCTTCTCGTGCTCGGGGCCGGCGAACCGGTCCAGCGCGGAACGCTGCTCGCTCGGGCGCAGCAGCCGCAGCTGGTCGGACTGACCGTGCACGGCCAGCACCTGCTCGCCCAGCTCGCTGAGCGTGGACACCGGCATGCTCCGGCCGCCGACGTGCGCCCGGGACCGGCCCTCGGCCGTCACCGTGCGGCTCAGCAGCAGCGAGCCGTCGTCGTCGATCGCGCCGCCGGCGTCGGTGATCCGGGTGCGGACCGCGTCGCCGAGCGTGCCCTTCAACTTCATCCGGCCCTCGACGACCGCCCGGCCCGGGTCGGCCCGGACCCGACCGGCATCGGCCCGGCCCCCGAACAGGAGTCCGAGACCGGTCACGACCATCGTCTTACCCGCCCCGGTCTCACCGGTGATCACGTTCATACCCGCGGACAGCCGCAGGGTCGTGTCGTCGATGACGCCCAGACCGGTGATGCGAAGTTCCTCCAGCACACGGCAGAGGGTAGTGGGGACCCCCGACAATTGCCCAGTGCGGGTGTTTCTGATCAGCGTCAATCGCCGTGGTTGCCGCCGGTTTTCCCGGACTTCGCCTTTTCTTTCACTCCGTGCCACGCCCGCACCCACGCCGCCGCACCCGCGCCGCCACGCCCGCGCCGCCCGCACCGCCACGCCCGCGCTTCCGCGCTCACGCCGCCACGCCGGCAGGCCCCCGCGCACGCCGCGGCCGCTTTCTCGGCCGCCCGAGCCTTCTCGACGACACTTTTGGTGACTGCCGCCGCTTTTGCCGACCACAGCGGCAGTGCCCGGCGCCGGTTCGCTGAGGAGCCGGCGCCGATCGTCACCCCTGGTCAGCGCCGGTTGCCGCGCCAGCCCACCACCGGGAGCTCGAACTTCGCCACCAGGGTGTCGGTGAACGGCCGCGGAGCCAGCCGGACCAGCCGCACGGGCAGCTGCCCACGCTCCACGGTCACCGTCGACCCCGGCGGAAGGTCCCACGTGCGGCGACCATCACAACAAAGCACGGCAAACGAGGTGTACGGATCCACCGTCAGCTTGAACGTCGACGTCGGCGCGGTCACCAGCGGCTTGCTGAACAGCGCATGCGCGCTGATCGGCACCAGCAGCAGCGCCTCCACCTCGGGCCAGACCACCGGCCCCCCGGCCGAGAACGCGTACGCCGTCGACCCGGTCGGAGTGGCACACACCACACCGTCACATCCGTACCGGGACAGCGGCCGCCCGTCCACGTCGACCATCAGCTCGAGCATCTGGGCCCGCTGGCCCTTCTCCACGCTGACCTCGTTGAGCGCCCACGACTCCGCGATCAACCGGCCGTCGTACTCCGCCCGGATGTCGAGGGTGAGCCGCTCGTCCACGGTGTAGTCGCCGGAGACGATCTCCCGGACCGCCTCGTCGATGTGGTCGATCTCGGCCTCCGCGAGGAAGCCCACCTTGCCCAGGTTGATGCCGAGCAGCGGCGCCTTCACCGGCCGGGCCAGCTCCGCCGCGC encodes:
- the murJ gene encoding murein biosynthesis integral membrane protein MurJ, with protein sequence MRAAGEAPPADASAGGEAAVGSAAGGEAAVGSAAGGEAAAGGSAGGVAVKVAGAAALITVLTILARITGFGRTLVFFYAVGEGGHGGLPDLYFAANTVPNIVFELVAGGALASLVVPLLAGAVAAGDRARVGRITSALLTWMLVLTVPLAIGVALAAGPITGLLHGIPPEHQQVAARMLRIFAPQLPLYGIGIVLTGVLQAHHRFAWPVIAPLLSSVTVMAAYLTYALVDGARSDFAGLSGAGELILSGGTTLGVVVLTCCLLIPLSRLRMPLRPGLRFPGDEGRQAVRLGWAGAVTVGAQQVVVALIVTLGAQQLARYNGAQTVFLLPWAVLAVPLATAVYPRLADAAVRRDEDAYAGALAGTARSIVLLAGLGMAALAGLAVPAARLMNAGGAAPGIVGFAPGLLGYALFALLSRALYARGATVAAAVAAGIGWLSAGIAVVVVTSTAEGGAELAGLGLANALGMSVTGLLLVLAVRRHAGRAALAGLLRAVVAAVVAAAVAGAAGWAVVHGLDGPAPSVPRSLLEGVLGGLAVVVVFLAVAFALDRRDLSPLAGTLRRRLGR
- a CDS encoding copper transporter, producing the protein MINFRYHVVSLTAVFLALAIGLVVGTAALNGPVSENLRAQLTALNKDNNAKRDQVNQYKEEINRNQDFATETAPYVLAGRLTARKVAVVALPGGGDAADGVAKMLNVAGATITARVSIEDKFIDPNNANELLDLADQSSQPTISAAVLPSNSDGVETASALLALTLQQGTTVVNPDDVTAVLAALTKAGYLSVADKAVGGAELTVLVGGPPPTDKDAGKKTQNAVTVAAQFKNHPLVVAGTSVGDNNLVSEVRGDPSLVKAISTVDNASTVQGQVATAMASHERLLQNKIGQYGLAAGATSLVPSAAP
- the steA gene encoding putative cytokinetic ring protein SteA translates to MRLPTLRRVRTTEPGPVSGVARLDRRTKRLTGRLRPGEIAVIDHVDLDRVAADSLVASGVIAVLNAKPSISGRYPNLGPEVLIQGGVVLLDNLGEEVFAGLREGQSVSIQGDQVLVGGTPVATGTRQDAESVAKAMAEARDGLSVQLEAFAANTMDYLKQERDLLLDGVGVPDVQTRIAGRHVLIVVRGYDYKEDLDVLRPYIREYKPVLIGVDGGADALVENGYTPDMIIGDMDSVTDDVLRCGAEVVVHAYPDGRAPGLERVSNLGVDALTFPAAATSEDLAMLLADEKGASLIVAVGTHANLVEFLDKGRGGMASTFLTRLKVGGKLVDAKGVSRLYRQNISGSALLLLVLSAVAAMASAVAVSTVGKAYLTVVSEWWDNLVFQLGNLF
- the recN gene encoding DNA repair protein RecN, whose translation is MLEELRITGLGVIDDTTLRLSAGMNVITGETGAGKTMVVTGLGLLFGGRADAGRVRADPGRAVVEGRMKLKGTLGDAVRTRITDAGGAIDDDGSLLLSRTVTAEGRSRAHVGGRSMPVSTLSELGEQVLAVHGQSDQLRLLRPSEQRSALDRFAGPEHEKLLDGYREAFTRWRKVVEDLTDRRRNARQRSQEADLLKLGLDEITRVDPQPGEDEDLRAEVQRLEHAEGLRIAAALAGQALAAGVEAADDAPDASTLIGTARRTLEGQSGVDAKLGDLALRLEEAATLVGDVASELSAYLSELDADPARLEAIYERRAALRGLTRKYADDIDGVIAWAENAKTRLTEVDSSEELLEELDKERQRLAATVGELAGRLTTARREAAVRFSEAVSVELAGLAMPHSRVEVAVLTHAPSKDEPAVTVDGAELGAGPDGADEVELRLLAHPGAPSLPLQKGASGGELSRVMLAIEVVFAGAGGPPTLVFDEVDSGVGGTAAVEIGRRLARLARTHQVLVVTHLPQVAAFADRHLVVAKDTGGAITTSGVRIVEETERARELSRMLAGLPDSDLGIAHAEELLAVAGREKRG
- a CDS encoding NAD kinase, yielding MTRSALLVTHTGRRQSTQHARTVALDLIAAGFEVRVIADEVADLGLPDEVRAVDNEEAAEGIEIVLALGGDGTFLRAAELARPVKAPLLGINLGKVGFLAEAEIDHIDEAVREIVSGDYTVDERLTLDIRAEYDGRLIAESWALNEVSVEKGQRAQMLELMVDVDGRPLSRYGCDGVVCATPTGSTAYAFSAGGPVVWPEVEALLLVPISAHALFSKPLVTAPTSTFKLTVDPYTSFAVLCCDGRRTWDLPPGSTVTVERGQLPVRLVRLAPRPFTDTLVAKFELPVVGWRGNRR